One Tamlana carrageenivorans genomic region harbors:
- a CDS encoding TlpA family protein disulfide reductase, with the protein MKKILLLALAVSAFSCKTETKPDYIVISGKITNKLPAELSINTQDQSFTEVIEVAADGTFTDTLTVEKGSYVLYDTKNPVFLYLDSGYNLNINYDAADFKNSLVISGEGAAENNYLIKKREKTPLLIGDNASFYSLNEADFKNKQLAIKDSLTALLNNTPGISEKFKTSEQKELHYNYLVGLNVYEKGHRYFTRDQEFKASDDFLKGLDGFDYSNESDYKESPSYKKIVTDHYVSEITEFMTKDSLSQEEAFFKTVKNIPSELIKNTFLFDFANQSMARSKDIESFYNTFMSISTNEDNKAVITEKYNKLTAVAKGKPSPKFVNYENYKGGTTSLDDLKGKYVYIDVWATWCGPCKREIPFLKELEKTYHDKNIEFVSLSIDKVSDREKWKKMIETENLQGVQLLADNDWKSDFVKDYQIQGIPRFILVDTAGNIVDPNAPRPSDPKLVEMLTELNI; encoded by the coding sequence ATGAAAAAAATCCTACTTTTAGCTTTAGCAGTATCTGCTTTCAGCTGTAAAACAGAAACAAAGCCAGATTATATTGTGATTTCTGGTAAAATAACAAATAAATTACCAGCAGAATTATCAATTAACACCCAAGACCAATCCTTTACTGAGGTTATAGAGGTTGCTGCCGATGGAACTTTTACTGATACATTAACGGTTGAAAAAGGTTCTTACGTTTTATATGATACTAAAAACCCTGTTTTTTTATACCTAGATTCTGGTTATAATTTAAACATTAATTATGATGCAGCCGATTTTAAAAATTCCTTAGTCATTTCTGGTGAAGGTGCTGCAGAAAACAACTACCTTATAAAAAAACGCGAGAAAACTCCATTATTAATAGGCGATAATGCTAGTTTTTATTCTTTAAATGAAGCCGATTTTAAAAATAAACAATTAGCTATTAAAGACTCGTTAACGGCACTTTTAAATAATACGCCAGGAATTTCTGAAAAGTTTAAAACTTCGGAACAAAAGGAACTTCATTACAATTATTTAGTTGGTTTAAATGTTTATGAAAAAGGACATAGGTATTTTACGAGAGACCAAGAATTTAAAGCCTCAGATGATTTCTTAAAGGGGTTAGATGGCTTCGACTACTCTAATGAAAGCGATTATAAAGAATCTCCTAGTTACAAAAAAATTGTTACCGATCATTATGTGTCTGAGATTACTGAATTCATGACAAAAGATTCTTTAAGCCAAGAAGAAGCTTTTTTCAAAACAGTAAAAAATATTCCTTCAGAGCTTATTAAAAACACCTTTTTGTTTGATTTTGCTAATCAATCTATGGCACGATCAAAAGATATTGAGTCGTTTTATAACACGTTTATGAGCATTTCAACAAATGAAGACAATAAAGCCGTAATTACCGAAAAGTATAACAAACTTACTGCCGTGGCAAAAGGTAAACCATCTCCTAAATTCGTAAATTATGAAAACTATAAAGGCGGTACTACCTCTTTAGATGATTTAAAAGGTAAATATGTGTATATCGATGTTTGGGCGACTTGGTGCGGACCATGTAAACGAGAAATCCCTTTCTTAAAAGAATTGGAAAAAACATATCACGATAAAAACATTGAATTTGTTAGCCTTTCCATCGACAAGGTTTCAGACCGTGAAAAATGGAAAAAAATGATTGAAACTGAAAATTTACAAGGTGTGCAGTTATTAGCTGATAATGATTGGAAGTCTGATTTTGTAAAAGATTACCAAATTCAGGGTATTCCTAGATTTATTTTAGTAGATACTGCTGGAAATATTGTTGACCCTAATGCGCCTAGACCTTCAGATCCTAAATTGGTTGAAATGTTAACCGAGTTAAATATTTAA
- a CDS encoding polysaccharide lyase family 7 protein has translation MKQNLLKIMRLFTICMIFCAFNPKLIAQTIPADLMTNCSQWKITKPDGSEQKPLCEYPNQDYFYVNNTNDAIVFRVEINGSNGSTANSNYIRSELRERLPDGSLDVYWTTAGQHVIYVEQAITHLPTYKNHLVATQIHGNKDDGIDDAMVLRLEGEHLFLSFNGGKLRPDFTIKTNYQLGTKHEVIFEVIDGKHYCYYSEDGNLKTQYDAGTASQYLVKDTANGNDYVMDLNYNQTYFKVGNYTQSNVSKEKEYADKAGQTYDPNALNYGEVEVYNFSVIHDGVADGAGEGGVDPPAPGTTPPAENEITILDAIGVGTETGKNNVGSPYAFDNVVTADFYWAADASVGEASITFDLGCNRDLTEIGIHFLKADIRTTNFDIAVSDDKGATFTNVITNQDSYKTGYTVDDEQKFDLTGSNGRYVKIVGHGNSANTGWTSIAEVHIYGQNGSCSTLSTGDVHANNNALSIYPNPASNVINIANAKDFETVEIYNLVGKLVSKQAIPGNSMDISNLKSGLYIFKFSGKNNTVNKRVIKK, from the coding sequence ATGAAACAAAATTTACTTAAAATCATGCGATTGTTTACAATTTGCATGATATTTTGTGCTTTTAACCCTAAATTGATAGCACAAACTATTCCTGCTGACTTGATGACTAATTGTAGTCAGTGGAAAATCACAAAACCAGATGGTTCAGAACAAAAACCACTTTGTGAGTACCCAAATCAAGACTACTTCTACGTGAATAACACAAATGATGCTATCGTATTTCGAGTAGAAATTAATGGAAGTAACGGATCTACTGCTAACTCAAACTACATTCGCTCTGAGCTTCGTGAAAGACTACCTGATGGAAGTTTAGATGTATATTGGACAACCGCTGGACAACATGTTATTTATGTCGAGCAAGCTATTACCCACTTACCTACTTACAAAAATCATTTAGTAGCTACTCAAATTCATGGTAACAAAGATGATGGTATTGACGATGCTATGGTATTAAGGTTAGAAGGCGAACATTTATTTTTATCATTTAACGGTGGCAAATTAAGACCCGATTTTACTATTAAAACAAATTATCAATTAGGCACAAAACACGAAGTTATTTTTGAAGTGATTGATGGTAAGCATTATTGTTATTATTCAGAAGACGGTAATCTAAAAACCCAATACGATGCTGGAACTGCATCTCAGTATTTAGTTAAGGATACAGCAAATGGCAACGATTATGTCATGGATTTAAACTATAACCAAACCTATTTTAAAGTTGGAAACTACACCCAATCTAATGTTTCTAAAGAAAAAGAATACGCTGATAAAGCAGGGCAAACTTACGATCCAAATGCTTTAAATTACGGTGAAGTTGAAGTTTACAATTTTAGTGTGATTCACGATGGTGTTGCCGATGGTGCCGGTGAAGGTGGCGTTGACCCTCCTGCTCCAGGAACTACACCTCCTGCTGAAAATGAAATCACCATTTTAGATGCTATAGGTGTTGGAACAGAAACTGGTAAAAATAATGTAGGTTCACCTTATGCTTTTGATAATGTCGTAACAGCAGATTTCTATTGGGCTGCTGATGCTTCAGTAGGTGAAGCTTCTATTACTTTCGATTTAGGTTGTAACCGCGATTTAACCGAAATAGGTATTCATTTCTTAAAAGCTGATATTAGAACGACAAATTTTGACATTGCTGTTTCTGATGATAAAGGTGCTACTTTTACAAATGTTATTACCAACCAAGATAGCTACAAAACAGGCTACACAGTTGATGATGAACAAAAATTTGATTTAACAGGAAGCAATGGTCGTTATGTTAAAATTGTTGGTCATGGAAACAGTGCGAATACTGGTTGGACCAGTATTGCCGAGGTACATATTTATGGACAAAATGGAAGTTGTTCAACATTAAGCACTGGTGATGTACATGCTAATAACAATGCATTATCCATTTATCCTAACCCTGCTAGTAATGTTATAAATATTGCTAATGCAAAAGATTTTGAAACTGTTGAAATTTACAACTTAGTAGGTAAATTAGTTTCAAAACAAGCTATTCCAGGAAATTCAATGGATATATCAAACTTAAAATCTGGTTTATATATCTTCAAATTTTCAGGAAAAAATAATACAGTTAATAAACGCGTTATTAAAAAATAA
- a CDS encoding substrate-binding domain-containing protein, producing the protein MKNVKIGGVPEHFNLAWHLTIKSGAYQAENINLRWQDYPEGTGAMCKGLRAGDIDIAILLTEGIVKDIIAGNPSKIVQTFVQSPLIWGVHVANNSKFETVAQLKGRKAAISRYGSGSHLMTYVNAENYHWNLDTDLNFEIINNLEGAVKGLTEGKADYFLWEKFMTKPIVDQGVFRRISDCPTPWPCFVIAAREDFIKNHEPVLKSILDIINKTTADFKSIPSIDKTIANRYNLHFEDVQDWLNLTEWSQELIDEHMLIEIQQTLFKLGIIPKTKSFDSLTHRV; encoded by the coding sequence ATGAAAAACGTAAAGATTGGTGGTGTTCCAGAACATTTTAACTTAGCGTGGCATCTCACCATAAAAAGTGGTGCATACCAAGCGGAAAACATCAATTTACGTTGGCAAGACTATCCCGAAGGTACGGGCGCCATGTGTAAAGGATTAAGAGCAGGCGATATCGATATAGCCATCCTTTTAACCGAAGGCATTGTGAAAGATATTATTGCTGGTAACCCAAGCAAAATTGTGCAAACTTTTGTGCAATCGCCTTTAATTTGGGGTGTTCACGTAGCTAACAATTCTAAATTTGAAACAGTTGCCCAACTTAAAGGACGCAAAGCAGCCATTAGTCGTTACGGTTCTGGTTCGCATTTAATGACATATGTTAATGCTGAAAATTACCATTGGAATTTGGACACCGATTTAAATTTCGAAATCATAAATAACCTTGAAGGTGCTGTAAAAGGTCTTACTGAAGGTAAAGCCGATTATTTTTTATGGGAAAAATTTATGACCAAACCTATTGTAGATCAAGGTGTTTTTAGACGTATTTCCGATTGCCCAACCCCTTGGCCCTGTTTCGTTATTGCTGCTCGTGAAGATTTTATTAAAAATCATGAGCCTGTGCTAAAATCTATTCTTGACATTATTAATAAAACTACGGCAGACTTCAAGAGCATTCCAAGTATTGATAAAACCATAGCTAACCGTTATAATTTGCATTTCGAAGATGTTCAAGACTGGTTAAACCTTACGGAATGGTCGCAAGAATTAATTGATGAACACATGCTCATCGAAATTCAACAGACATTATTTAAATTGGGGATTATTCCAAAAACTAAAAGTTTCGACTCTTTAACACATCGTGTGTAA
- the thrA gene encoding bifunctional aspartate kinase/homoserine dehydrogenase I — protein MKVLKFGGTSVGSSKNINKVISILENYGKRDTVICVVSAVGGITDKLLLAGKQAQNKEQAFLNTFNDIKEKHIDIVKTLNPENSASILKEVEEKLNGLKSLLEGIFLINELSPKTSDKLVSYGELLSSYIIAETMKNRGIEAERKNSQELIVTNSNFTKAEVDYKATNTNIQDYFKSDSKTVTILPGFISKSKTGEITTLGRGGSDFTAAIVAAALQVEQLEIWTDVSGMYTTNPKLVKQAYPIDKISYQEAMELSHFGAKVLYPPTVQPVLSLSIPIHIKNTLEPEATGTIISNDEVTSTKPVKGISNISNIALLTLEGSGMVGIPGFSKRLFETLSQEKINIIMITQASSEHSICLGIEEKDAENAKVAIDAVFENEIALNKIEPIIIETGLSIIALVGDNMKNHQGISGKMFSSLGKNNVNVRAIAQGASEKNITAVIAEKDVKKALNTLHEQFFESKTKQLNVFITGVGNVGERLVEQIHQQKKFLKDNLKIKMRVVGLSNSRQMIFAEEGIDLTNWKDQLNQGEQASLQGFFEKTKSLNLRNSIFVDVTANKNVADLYAQYLRQSIGVVACNKIACSSDFENYKLLKRLSLKYNAPLLFETNVGAGLPIIDTLNNLVASGDKIHSIQAVLSGSLNFVFNNFTDKTKFYDVVKQAAAEGYTEPDPRIDLSGVDVARKILILARESGVEMNLEDIENKPFLSEAGLKSDSVDDFYETLITDEAHYQSLYASAKANNCQLKYVAKFDQGKASVSLQEIPEGHPFYNLEGSDNIVMFYTQRYPKQPMIIKGAGAGADVTASGLFADIIRIAND, from the coding sequence ATGAAGGTTTTAAAATTTGGGGGGACTTCTGTAGGTTCTTCAAAAAACATAAATAAAGTTATAAGTATATTAGAAAACTACGGTAAACGTGACACGGTTATTTGTGTAGTTTCGGCCGTTGGAGGTATAACCGACAAATTACTTTTAGCTGGGAAGCAAGCACAAAATAAAGAACAGGCATTTTTAAATACATTTAATGATATCAAAGAAAAACATATTGATATTGTTAAAACGTTAAACCCTGAAAACAGTGCATCCATTTTAAAGGAAGTTGAAGAAAAACTTAACGGTTTAAAAAGTTTATTAGAAGGTATTTTCTTGATTAATGAACTGTCTCCAAAAACATCTGATAAGCTAGTAAGTTACGGTGAACTATTGTCGTCTTACATCATTGCTGAAACGATGAAAAACCGTGGTATTGAAGCCGAAAGAAAGAATTCTCAAGAACTTATTGTAACCAATTCAAACTTTACAAAAGCTGAAGTTGATTATAAGGCTACAAATACAAATATTCAAGATTACTTCAAATCTGATTCCAAAACAGTGACCATTTTACCTGGATTTATTTCAAAATCTAAAACAGGTGAAATAACGACTTTAGGTCGTGGTGGATCTGATTTTACTGCAGCTATCGTCGCGGCAGCATTACAGGTGGAGCAACTAGAAATTTGGACAGACGTAAGCGGTATGTACACGACCAACCCTAAATTGGTAAAACAGGCCTACCCTATCGATAAAATTTCATATCAAGAAGCCATGGAATTATCACATTTTGGAGCCAAAGTTTTATATCCGCCAACAGTTCAACCTGTTTTGAGTTTAAGTATTCCTATTCATATTAAAAACACTTTAGAACCTGAGGCTACAGGAACTATTATTTCTAACGACGAAGTTACTTCTACAAAACCAGTAAAAGGTATTAGTAATATTAGCAACATCGCCTTACTTACTTTAGAAGGTAGCGGAATGGTTGGTATTCCTGGTTTTTCTAAACGTTTGTTTGAAACCTTATCGCAGGAAAAAATTAATATCATCATGATTACTCAGGCTTCTTCAGAACATTCTATTTGTTTAGGAATTGAAGAAAAAGATGCTGAAAATGCAAAAGTAGCTATTGATGCCGTTTTTGAAAATGAAATCGCTCTAAATAAAATTGAACCTATCATTATTGAAACTGGTTTATCTATTATTGCGCTTGTTGGTGATAACATGAAAAACCACCAAGGTATTAGTGGTAAAATGTTTAGCAGCTTAGGCAAAAACAACGTAAACGTTAGAGCCATTGCTCAAGGTGCTTCAGAAAAAAACATCACGGCTGTTATTGCAGAAAAAGATGTAAAAAAAGCTTTAAATACGCTACATGAGCAGTTTTTCGAGTCGAAAACAAAGCAACTTAATGTGTTTATTACCGGTGTTGGAAATGTTGGAGAGCGCTTGGTGGAACAAATTCATCAACAGAAAAAATTCTTAAAAGATAACCTAAAAATAAAAATGCGTGTTGTTGGTTTATCAAATTCCAGACAAATGATTTTTGCTGAAGAAGGCATCGATCTTACAAACTGGAAGGACCAATTAAATCAAGGTGAACAAGCGAGTTTACAAGGTTTCTTTGAAAAAACAAAAAGTTTGAATTTACGTAACAGTATTTTTGTTGATGTGACCGCTAATAAAAATGTAGCCGACCTTTATGCTCAGTATTTAAGACAAAGTATTGGTGTGGTTGCTTGTAATAAAATCGCTTGTTCTAGTGATTTTGAAAACTATAAATTACTGAAACGCTTATCCCTAAAATATAATGCCCCATTGTTATTTGAAACTAATGTGGGTGCTGGATTACCAATTATCGATACGCTTAATAATTTGGTAGCTTCAGGTGATAAAATACATTCTATTCAGGCCGTATTATCAGGAAGTTTAAACTTTGTATTTAACAATTTTACCGATAAAACTAAATTCTACGATGTAGTGAAACAGGCTGCCGCCGAAGGCTATACTGAGCCAGACCCAAGAATCGATTTAAGTGGTGTTGATGTGGCTCGTAAAATTTTAATCCTTGCCAGAGAAAGTGGTGTTGAGATGAATTTGGAAGACATCGAAAATAAACCTTTCTTATCGGAAGCAGGCCTGAAAAGTGATAGCGTTGATGATTTCTATGAAACATTAATTACTGATGAAGCGCACTACCAGAGTTTGTATGCTTCCGCGAAAGCGAACAACTGTCAGTTAAAATACGTAGCAAAATTCGACCAAGGAAAAGCAAGCGTTAGTTTACAAGAAATCCCAGAGGGACATCCTTTTTATAACTTAGAGGGAAGTGATAACATTGTCATGTTTTACACACAACGCTACCCAAAACAACCTATGATTATTAAAGGTGCTGGTGCTGGAGCCGATGTTACAGCGTCAGGTTTATTTGCTGATATTATTAGAATCGCAAACGATTAA
- a CDS encoding nucleoside phosphorylase: MTIKESELILNPDGSIYHLNLKPENIANTVLLVGDQNRVEKISKHFDDIEFKTQKREFKTHTGTYKGKRITVLSTGIGPDNIDIVMNELDALVNINFKTRQIKENLTKLDVIRIGTSGSLQENIPVDAFVLSTHGLDINGMLHAYQMDHIKNPDIEKAFIQLTNWSPNKATPIVIRGSESLEKKLESNLTHKGLTATAGGFYGPQGRVLRLEIQDPELNTKMDNFNFNGMVISNFEMETSAIYGLSKLLGHNALSLNAIIANRANGTFSKNPLAAIEKLIHYTLNKLVE, encoded by the coding sequence ATGACGATTAAGGAGTCAGAACTTATTTTAAATCCTGATGGTAGTATTTATCATTTGAATTTAAAACCTGAAAACATAGCGAATACGGTGTTATTAGTTGGCGATCAAAATCGTGTGGAAAAAATATCAAAACATTTTGATGATATCGAATTTAAAACTCAAAAACGTGAGTTTAAAACCCATACTGGAACCTATAAAGGGAAACGTATTACCGTATTATCGACAGGTATTGGCCCAGATAACATTGATATCGTGATGAATGAATTAGATGCTTTGGTTAACATCAATTTTAAAACCAGACAAATTAAAGAAAATCTAACTAAGCTTGACGTTATTAGAATTGGCACTTCAGGATCGCTTCAAGAAAACATTCCGGTTGACGCCTTTGTTTTAAGCACCCACGGTTTAGATATAAACGGAATGCTTCATGCTTATCAAATGGATCATATTAAAAATCCAGACATCGAAAAGGCTTTTATACAACTTACCAACTGGAGTCCCAATAAAGCGACACCAATAGTTATTCGCGGTAGTGAATCTCTTGAAAAAAAGCTGGAAAGCAACTTAACACACAAGGGGTTAACAGCCACAGCAGGTGGTTTTTATGGTCCTCAAGGCCGTGTTTTAAGATTAGAAATTCAAGATCCCGAATTAAATACTAAAATGGATAATTTTAATTTTAATGGTATGGTGATTTCTAATTTTGAAATGGAAACGTCAGCCATTTATGGTTTGTCAAAATTACTGGGCCATAATGCTTTATCTCTTAATGCTATAATAGCCAATCGTGCGAATGGCACTTTTAGTAAAAACCCATTAGCCGCCATAGAAAAATTGATTCATTACACTTTAAATAAGCTGGTAGAATAG
- a CDS encoding translation initiation factor, which yields MDLQDQLKNLFPDHIEETPEATTNSDDNIWMQDDPILCKYEKRKGKPITILEGYTGATEDFKILAKEIKTKLSVGGSFKDDKIIIQGDYRDKIMKMLKEKGFNVKRVGG from the coding sequence ATGGATTTACAAGATCAGTTAAAAAATTTATTTCCAGATCATATAGAAGAAACACCAGAAGCCACTACAAATAGTGATGATAATATTTGGATGCAGGACGATCCTATTTTATGTAAATACGAGAAGCGTAAAGGTAAACCTATTACCATTTTAGAAGGTTACACCGGTGCTACCGAGGATTTTAAAATTTTAGCCAAGGAAATAAAAACCAAACTTAGCGTTGGTGGTAGTTTTAAAGATGATAAAATTATCATTCAGGGTGATTACCGCGATAAAATCATGAAAATGCTAAAAGAAAAAGGATTTAACGTAAAACGCGTAGGCGGCTAA
- a CDS encoding NAD(P)H-hydrate dehydratase has translation MKIFSKEQIYEGDRLTEERQKISSVELMERAGEQIFNWMHLRMQGAPVPIHIFCGIGNNGGDGLVLARHLILHGYHVKTYIVGYSNKRSDDFLAHYERLKGVTKSWPEPIENSNDFPEIDEKDIIVDAIFGIGLNRPVTDWVKELFVYFRKTKAFTLSIDVPSGLFVDKPVADENDVVWAGFTLSFASPKLVFFLPETAKYTAQWEVLDIGLDPNYLISTETEAELISKVEVVPNYIPRDRFSHKGDFGHALVIGGSYGKIGAVTLTSKATLTTGAGLVTAYIPKCGYIPLQASFPEAMVITDRDEEKIIDIQFDIDPTVIGLGIGLGTHDDTIKALEAFLKTNKKPLVIDADGINILAKKKTLLKLLPENSILTPHPKELERLIGTWTDDFDKLSKVKAFTKKHKLIVIIKGAFSITVFNDKLYVNTTGNPGLATAGSGDVLTGIVLGLLSQGYHPTSAAIFGTYLHGKSADLAVLQCGFESLTASHVIEYIGDAFIDLFKQPEQPVEPETNTEAEKEKEANPEKQK, from the coding sequence ATGAAAATATTTTCTAAAGAACAAATTTACGAAGGCGATCGATTAACCGAAGAAAGACAAAAAATCAGTTCGGTGGAACTTATGGAACGTGCCGGTGAACAAATTTTCAATTGGATGCATTTACGCATGCAAGGGGCTCCAGTTCCAATACATATTTTTTGTGGCATTGGAAATAACGGCGGCGACGGGTTAGTTTTAGCACGTCATTTGATTTTACACGGTTACCATGTAAAAACCTATATTGTAGGTTATAGTAACAAGCGTTCCGACGATTTTTTAGCGCACTATGAAAGGCTTAAAGGCGTTACAAAGTCTTGGCCAGAACCTATTGAAAATAGTAATGATTTCCCTGAAATTGATGAAAAAGACATTATTGTCGATGCTATTTTTGGAATTGGATTAAATCGTCCGGTTACCGATTGGGTTAAAGAATTGTTCGTTTATTTTAGAAAAACAAAAGCTTTTACCTTGTCTATTGATGTGCCTTCCGGACTTTTTGTGGATAAACCTGTAGCCGATGAAAATGATGTGGTTTGGGCTGGATTTACATTAAGCTTTGCTTCTCCTAAATTGGTTTTCTTTTTACCTGAAACTGCGAAATATACCGCACAATGGGAAGTATTAGATATCGGGCTTGATCCAAATTATTTAATAAGTACTGAAACTGAAGCCGAATTAATTAGCAAGGTTGAAGTCGTACCAAACTATATCCCAAGAGACCGGTTTTCCCATAAAGGTGATTTTGGACATGCTTTAGTAATTGGTGGAAGTTACGGTAAAATTGGTGCAGTCACCTTAACGAGTAAAGCCACTTTAACCACTGGAGCAGGGTTGGTGACAGCCTACATTCCTAAATGTGGGTACATTCCTTTGCAAGCCTCGTTTCCTGAAGCCATGGTGATTACAGACCGTGATGAAGAAAAAATTATTGACATTCAATTTGATATCGATCCCACCGTGATTGGTTTAGGTATAGGGTTGGGAACCCACGATGATACTATAAAGGCTTTAGAAGCTTTTCTAAAAACCAATAAAAAACCATTAGTGATTGATGCCGATGGAATTAATATTTTGGCAAAGAAAAAAACATTATTAAAATTACTTCCCGAAAACAGTATTTTAACACCACACCCCAAAGAGTTAGAACGCTTAATTGGTACTTGGACAGATGATTTCGATAAGCTTAGTAAGGTAAAAGCATTTACAAAAAAACACAAACTGATTGTCATTATAAAAGGCGCCTTTAGCATCACTGTTTTTAATGATAAGCTTTATGTAAATACCACAGGGAATCCAGGTTTAGCGACGGCAGGTAGTGGGGATGTGCTAACCGGAATTGTTCTAGGGTTATTGTCGCAAGGATACCACCCAACTTCCGCAGCCATTTTTGGTACTTATTTACATGGAAAATCTGCAGATCTCGCTGTTTTACAATGCGGATTTGAAAGTTTAACCGCCAGCCATGTTATCGAGTATATTGGAGATGCTTTTATAGATTTATTCAAACAACCAGAGCAACCAGTGGAGCCAGAAACAAATACTGAAGCAGAAAAGGAAAAAGAAGCAAATCCTGAGAAACAAAAATAA
- a CDS encoding DUF1835 domain-containing protein codes for MEKKILHITNGSVLTNFLNELKIEGEFLTWQAMLCEGPTTEKVFSEEFLELRRIHFKKFYDVEVDNELIESELEKLDHPDLYSEIVLWFEYDLFCHINMVAIISLLKQKQMHLPIYLVCSGRVKGSKTLKGLSELSTEQLLAHYHNKVLLTAEDLELARNVWSIYCGIDHNLLKPLIVKSSSFNYLSNCLKAHLERFPDSVSGLNDLERNILKIIHKNKITSKNHLLGYILNYQGFFGYGDLQLTRIIDELSVLYTIKEDHIELNRDGYLALENQLNCAEKIENHIMYGGVKKAAFYFSRSQNKLIKSVHYDD; via the coding sequence ATGGAAAAGAAGATACTTCACATTACTAATGGTTCTGTTTTAACCAACTTTTTAAACGAATTGAAAATTGAAGGTGAATTTCTAACATGGCAAGCCATGTTATGTGAAGGTCCTACTACAGAAAAGGTTTTTTCGGAAGAGTTTTTAGAATTACGCAGAATTCATTTTAAAAAGTTTTATGATGTTGAAGTGGATAATGAACTTATTGAAAGTGAATTAGAAAAACTGGATCATCCCGACCTTTATTCTGAAATTGTATTGTGGTTTGAGTACGATTTATTTTGCCATATTAACATGGTTGCCATTATAAGTCTGCTAAAACAGAAACAAATGCATTTGCCTATTTATTTGGTATGCAGCGGCCGCGTTAAAGGCAGTAAGACTCTAAAAGGGCTTTCAGAACTAAGCACCGAACAACTGTTAGCACACTATCACAACAAAGTATTGCTTACCGCTGAAGATTTAGAATTAGCACGAAATGTGTGGAGTATTTATTGCGGTATCGATCATAATTTACTAAAACCTCTTATCGTAAAAAGCTCTTCGTTTAATTACTTGAGCAACTGCTTAAAAGCGCATTTAGAGCGTTTTCCCGATTCGGTTTCTGGTTTAAACGACCTTGAAAGAAATATTCTTAAAATCATTCATAAAAACAAAATTACTTCTAAAAACCACTTATTAGGCTACATTCTTAATTATCAAGGCTTTTTTGGCTACGGAGACCTTCAACTTACTAGAATTATTGATGAGTTAAGTGTGCTTTATACTATTAAAGAAGATCATATTGAATTAAATAGAGATGGCTATTTAGCACTCGAAAACCAGCTTAATTGTGCAGAAAAAATTGAAAACCATATAATGTATGGAGGCGTCAAAAAAGCAGCCTTTTATTTTAGTCGATCTCAAAACAAACTTATAAAATCTGTGCACTATGACGATTAA